The stretch of DNA AAAAAACCGGCATTAACGTCGAAGAAATTCCGCACATTAATCATATCAGCGAAAAATTAAAAAAATTCGGCTGGCGGGCGATGCCGGTCAGTGGATTTATTCCACCGGCCGCCTTTATGGAATTGCAATCCTTAGGCGTATTGCCCGTCGCTTCAGACATGCGCACCTTGGATCATCTTCTTTACACCCCGGCCCCTGATATTGTTCACGAAGCCGCAGGACATGCACCGATTTTAATTCATCCCGAATTTTCGAAGTACTTGCAGGAATACGCGCAAATCGCCAAAAAGGCGATCATCAGCAAAGAAGATTTAGATCTGTACGAAGCGATTCGCGAGCTTTCGGATATTAAGGAAAATCCCACTTCGACAGTGGCGGAAATCAAAGCCGCCGAAGAAAACTTAGACCGCGTCACCAAAAATATCTCCCATGTTTCGGAAGCGACCGAGCTTTCACGCATGAATTGGTGGACGGCAGAATACGGGCTTATTGGGACTTTGGATAATCCAAAACTTTTCGGTGCGGGCTTGCTTTCAAGCGTCGGCGAAGCGAAATGGTGCCTAGGTTCACACGTTAAGAAAATCCCTTTAACCGTGGATTGCATTGCGACCACTTACGATATCACCGAGCCTCAACCGCAACTCTTTGTGACGCCTGATTTTAAAACTTTGTCGCGTGTCCTAGAGGAAATGGCTTCAAAAATGGCTTACCGTATCGGGGGTCTTGCCGGTATTAACAAAGCCATTCAAGCTCAATCCGTCAATTCGGCAGAGCTTGATTCCGGTTTACAAATCTCTGGCCAAATTATTGAAGCCATCACCACAGCAGACCAGAAAATCGCTTACTTGCGCCTTAATGGTCCTTCGCAATTGTGTTTTGCGGATAAAGAGCTTTCCGGGCATGGCAAAGACTATCACGCTCATGGTTTTGGAACTCCGGTGGGATTCTTTAAACAATTCCCCCAAACATCTCCGGCAAAACTTACCGACAGTCAGTGGAAAGAACTGGGAGCCGAAAACGGCAAAACCGTGCGCCTGGAATACACCTCCGGCGTGGTTGTCGCGGGCAAAGTTCAAAATCGAGTCACTCAAAATGGAAAGACTTTAATCCTGACCTTAACCGATGCCAAAGCCACCTTCCAAGATCGCGTTTTATTCGCGCCAGAATGGGGAACTTTCGACATGGCCTTGGGATCTGAAATTGTTTCTGTTTTTGGTGGCCCCGCAGATCGCATCGCTTACGGCGAAACAACGGACTTTGTCGCTAAACGCGTGCCCACACCGAAATATTCCGAGCAGGAGCTGCTTCGCCATAAAGATTACGGCATGATTCGTCAGTTGCGCGAAGGTCGAACTTCAGGCGAAGAACTGCATCAATCCTTGGAAAAAGTTTTAAATACGCACAATACTGCTTTCCCGGAAGACTGGCTTCTGTCATTAGAAGCTTTAGAACTTTTGAAAGCCCGTGCTGCGAATTCAAGCCTGATTCCGAAATTGGAAGAAAAACTGAATGCACTTTCAAAAAAGGATAAAAACACCGAAGCCGTGATTCGCGACGGACTTCTGTTATCAGGACAACTGTAAATGACCCCAAAACGTCCCTTTGAAGTGCGCATTGTCTTAGTGCGCACGATCTATGAACGAAATATCGGCGCGACTTCGCGTGCGATGTCCAATATGGGTGTTGAAAAACTAATTCTGATTAATCCTGCTTGTGAAATCACCTACGAGGCTCAGCAAACAGCGGCCACCGGCCAACACGGCTTACAAAACCGCACCACTTATGCCAGCTGGGAAGACTTCATGGCGAAGGAACCAGAAAGCATTAAGATTGCGTTTACGGCTCGTGATGGCAAAGGCCGCCAGGTTCGCGATATTGAAGAAGTTCTGACGGATGTGGCAACTCATGCTCCCCAATTTCAAGTTTCCTCTGAGGAACCTTATGTCGTGCATTTAGTTTTCGGCCCTGAGGACTGGGGCTTAGCGGCCGAAGATCTTGAGTACGTGAATCACTGCGCTTGTTTGCCCACTTTTGGCGCCAATTGGAGCCTGAATTTGGCTCAAGCGTGTTTGTTAGGAATGTACACTTTGCGCCTTAAATGGGGTGGCACACGCACTCGCTTAGATGGCGGTAAAGCACGCCGGGCGCCTCAAGGAATTGAGGGCATTGATCCTGAAGCCACCTTGAAAACATGGTTAGAAGAAATGGGCTTTGATCTAACTCGGCAAAGAAAGATCAATGTCTTTACCGTTCTTCGCCGCATGCTTTTACAAAACACACCGACTAAAAAAGAACTGGTGATCTTAGAGACCGTTTTACAACAAAGCATTCGTAAACTTCGTGAATGGAAAGAACTTAAAGGTCGGGAGCGGTAGTCGAAGCCAAGTTTTGCGGCTGGCACTCGGAGATCTTTAAGGTTTTGGGATCAAAGGTAAACTTAAGAAGCTCTTGTGTGTTTAAACCTTGGCGCAAGCATTGATAAACCTCTCCAGGAGGAGATTGCAATGCCATCGACATTCCTTGCATTTTGATAAAATAGAAATCACTTAAACGATCGCGATGAACCGCAATGACTCGACCGGAAAGGGAAAGCTCCCCCGCTATTGCTAGTGGAGCCAACAGCAAGGCCACCATTACGAGATCATCTCTTCGTTGATTTGATCTTCTTGTTCACGGATTGAGCGCAAACGCAGATCGAGCTTTGTTAACGCCGTTGCAATTCCCTGCCCCAAATCATGAAGCTCATGGATACGTTGCAAGGTTTCTTGATCTTCTCCGCCGACAAGACGCAAACTTTCAAGCTTTGCTGAATTGATGTCGATCTCTTTTGATAAGGATTCCATCTTTTGGTTGAGCTTTTTTCGATCCTCGAGCAAAGCTTTCGTCATGCGACGAATTTCTTCAAGATCCATCGGCTCGCGAACCGCTTCTTGGGTTTCCGCGTTTTCTTCGTTCTCTTCACCATGGAAGGCTTCCAAAAACAAAGACCATTCATTTTTAAGGGATTTCATGATCGACTTACTACTGTCATCACCCATATGTATTAAAATACTCCTGCGCTCTTTGAGCGACTTACGGGCTCGTCGGTCTTCGGGATAAGAAAATAACATAGACCGTAACCCAGGATCGCAGCTCCGAAAGTAAACATCGCCAGTAGAACGAATGCCGTTCTTACCAGGCCCACTTCCATGCGATACCTCTTGGCTATTCTAGCACAGACGCCTAAAAGCTTGCCATCTAGAGCATGGTCTAGCTTATCGACGCGTGGCAGACATACCGCTAAAATCAAATATAACAAGACCCCACTGCCGAACCAGAGTATCGCAACCAGCCAAATGACGCGCAGTATCCAAGTTTCGATACCAAAGGCCTGGCTGAGTCCAGCACAAACTCCTGCGACCGCACCTTTATCGGAGCGGATCCAACGATAGTTCGCGGTTTCAGTTGTTTGAGTCGTTTGCGTTTCCAAGTTCTAACTCCTTAAAGAAATCTGAGCACGGAATCTAGATTGTCCAGACACCGTAAGCAAGAGCCACTTTAAAAAATCCCGGAAATCATGAAATCGTCCCCGAAAGTGAGATATCGAGGATTTTTCACATGAATTTTTTCCTTCATGGTAGGCACTCGCACATTTTCGGTCCATGAACGGGAGCCCCCAGCGCCCATGATGATAGGGGCCTGAAACATGTAAAGTCGATTTACAAGTCTTGCATCGACAAAGGAGCTTGCCGTCATCGCACCCCCTTCAACCATCACCGAACGAATGCCGAGAGTGTAAAGCTGCGACAATAAATTTTCTAAATCCAAGCTGCCGTCGATTTTCGTTTTTACGTATACGATTTGCGGAGGATTTTTTATCTGGGCTAGTAGAGCTTGCACCACTTCTTTGGCCTGCTCAGACACGCACCAAAATACATTGGCGGACTGGTGAGCTTCAGAAAGTTTTAAGCTTGAATATTTTCCTAACAAGCCCGCTTCCCCATCAATGATGACGACCTTGTTTTGTTTTTGAATTGTGGGATGACGAATGTTGAGCGAAGGATTATCAAACTCCACCGTCCCTTTGCCTACAAGGATCGCATCATAACACGCACGAAGATAGTGCACATATTCACGCGATTCTGGCCCCGTGATCCACTGGCTTTCGCCTGAACGAAGGGCCACCTGTCCATCAAGACTGGAGGCCATTTTCAAAGTCACGAAAACTTTCTTTTCACGAAAGTTCCACAAGAAGGCTTCGCACACTTCTTCCAGATCTTGTCTGATTTCGTTAAACTCTCGAGAGTGCTCGGCACCAAAAACTTCCGCCTCGATACCGGCTTGTTTTAAAATCTCGGCCCCTTGCCCGGCGACCAAAGGATTTGGATCAATCAAACCAAAGATGACTTTTTTAATGGGCAGCTTTGCCATCATCTTGGCACATGAAGGAGTTTTGCCCTCATGCGCGCATGGTTCTAGCGTCACGTACACCGTGGCGTCCTTTAATTGTTCAGGCTGTAGGTTTTTAAGAGCATTTACTTCCGCGTGAGGGCCGCCGTAAATTTCGTGATGGCCGGCGGCGAGGAAGTTTCCCTTGGCATCCACCACGACGGCTCCCACTAAGGGATTCGGACTGACATAAGGTGCGCCCTTGTATGCCTCGCTGATCGCAAGGCGCATGGCCTCGCCAATGGAAAGAACGGTTCCAACTGAAGGCAACGGGTACTGAATGATTGATCTCATAAGTGTGCACGCGGGCTGAGTATCTTGAGTTTGCGCGCTCCTGAGGCAGACACTAGCGCCGAACTGATACGATTTCAAGTTAGAATAATGTTAAGTAATTTCAATGTTTTATAGCCATAAACAAAGTTGTATGTGCCCCCTTGAGTATCCTGATTCATAAAATACGAGAAGTACCCAATAATTACTTTAGGGACTTGCAGTAATTCCGATCAGGTTTACATCAAGGGGATTGTACCATGTCGAAACCTCAACACAAAAATCCACGCTGGTTCATGTATGCGCTGGGCTTACAGACCCTTGTTATCATCGTCGTTATCGGAATGCTTAAAGATCTTTTTTGGATTTATTAAAAAAAGACCCAGCGAGACTCCAATAAGTTCCAATTCTCAACCAGGCCCTAAAAAATATTAAAATTTAAATCTCAGATTACGGCGAGAGTTCCTTCACGCAACGGAAGCCAATATTGTTCATCTTCAGGTTCCACGAAGCGGGGGCTTGCGCTTCATTGGCTGTAATATCGCCAATATTCGCAGCGAAAATTCCCGTCACTCCCGGCGAGTGAATACAAACAGCTCCCCCGCGAATAACTTTCCCCGTGCTTCCACCGAAGAACTGTCCTAAGTAAACATCGTTGCTCGGCACTGAAGACATTCCCGTGAAATCTTTTAGCTGTTTTGAATTTGCGGGCATATCCCAGTTATTATTGTGATAAGCACGCACGTAGTTTCCTGAAAGATCCGGTGTGTACGTGTTTCCATAGAATGAATCACTGACCCATTCCCACGCATTGCCGCCGAAGTCCCAAATGACATTGCCACTTGCAAGCGTAAAGGTTCTTCTTTCGCTTCCACTTGTTTTGCCTGTCCCGTTGTAGGGCTCGTTGACATTGGTGATGGCAATCGGTTCCGTCCAACCAGAATAAAATCCAGTCATCAAAGTGCCTTGCAGTTTTGTTCCGCTCGTCCAATTTGAATTTTGATTATAAATCTCTAACGCGATGGCATTCCATTCTGCATTAGTAGGTAAACGGTAGCCTGCCCCTAAGTCTCCGCATTCTTTCGCGGCATTGTTCTTGTTCAAAAGCCATGGCTTATCGGCAGCTTTTGGTTCGGCAGTATTTCCCGACGATTTTTTCATTTCGAATTTCGCAATACAAAACTCTGCCGTGCCAAGAGTCCCGTTCGCCGCAACCTTTTCATAATTCGTCGGGCATGTCGTCACCGGCGGCGTTGGTGCTGGTGAAGGCGATGGGCTTGGTGACGGCGTTGGCGCCGGACTTGGCTCCGGAGACGGAGCCGGTGGTGTAGGCACAGGAGTTGGAGTTGGAGTTGGAGTCGGCGTTGGCACTGGAGAAGGGTCCGGTGACGGACTCGGAGTTGGTTCAGGGATTGGCGATGGAGTTGGAGACGGTGCCGGTGAAGGACTCGGCGTCGGCGTAGGAACTGGCGATGGCTCCGGAGAAGGTGACGGCGACGGGCTCGGAGCCGGGCTTGGGCTTGGGCTTGGGCTTGGGCTTGGGCTTGGGCTTGGAGACGGCGCAGGCGTTGGATTTGTCGCCGTATCATTGTTGTTGTCTGCCGGTGCATTTTCTGGCGGAGGGTTTTGCTTAAGGGCTTCAAATGAAGAACCGCCAGAGCAAGACGCCATAAGGAAAGATAAAGACGTTACCAAAAGAGTGACCGAAATCTTCACTTGTTAAACCTCAAAGAAAATAGATTTGCTCTACGTATCTTGACAGTGTTTTAACGATTTCTGGTTAAAATTCGAGATTTCTTTAAACTTCTGCGACCTAAGAAGGGCGGATATCTAGACCTTCGTAGAATCGCAAAACTTTCGGGTCCACGATGATCGAGCGTGGATTCCATCCAATAAGATGTAAACCTTCGGACGAGCGCAAACGACTTAATGCTACATAGGCGTGTCCCGGTTCCCACAACGCGCTTAAGTCACACCACAAGTCATCCAAAGTTGCTCCCTGACTTTTATGAATGGTGGTGGCATAGGCCAACGTTAGCGGAAATTGCAACACCGAGGCCATGACATTTCCCTCGGCGTCTTGAATAGCGAACGAAGTTTTATCAACCTCTACTTCGCGGCCATTGGTTTTTTTCACGGTGATTTTATCAACCGTAATGTCCGTGATCACTCCCCGAGTTCCATTCACCCATCTGCGTTGTGGATCATTTTGCAAAAACATCACTCGACAGCCAAGCTTCAGCGTCAGCTTCACCGGTACAGGCGCGGACTTCATCAACATATCGATATGCTTTTCAGAACCAAAATAAATAGAATCAATCACCACTTCATCATCATCAATCTCTGCTAATTTTTTTTGATTGAAATTATCGGCATTCAACTTTCGTGGAAAAAGGCGCGTGCCGGGGTGATCTTCATCATGAGTTTGCACGTGATCATTTAAGAACTCACGCACGGGCTCAGTGACCTTTCCACTGCGCACATCGCTTAAAATATCTAAAAATAAATTTTCGGACACTCGTTGATTGTGGGATAGCATAACATTTTGAAAACCGCTTTGCTCCCACACGCTATTTAAGAACGACCAATCTCTAGGCCCGGAGTGAGTGACGGGCGGCAGCTGAGCAAAATCACCAACGACAATTATGCGCATGCCACCCCAAGGAAGTCTTGAGTCACGCGCTCTTTGTGCCAAGGCTTCGGCGATCATCAAGGCTTGCCCGGGAATCATGGAGATTTCATCAATGATCACGCCTTCAACTTTGCGAAGACGTGCCATAAGCTTATTATCTTTACTCGCTTTGGCAAATGCGGCATCAGGCCCGCCTTCCATAATTCCCAAACCAAAAAAACTATGGAATGTACGCCCACCCAATAAAACAGCCGCCGCACCCGTGCTTGCCAGAATCGGCATTTCTTTGGAATCAATTTCGCGCATGAATTGTCTGATCAAAAAACTCTTACCACTGCCCGCCCCTCCCGTAAGAAAGACGTTTTCACCAGAACGTAAAAGTTCGAGGGCTAATGATTGTTCTGTGGAAAGCTCGACATTGATCATGGATTTCCGATCATGCCAGTCCTGCATTGGCAACTCAAGCATAACGCCCTCGATCATGACCTTTAGCCGCTAGGAATTATCTATGAGGAGTATTAACATATTCCTCTAACAACAAGAGAGGGCATCCATGATTTCAGTACTTCTTGCCGCGAGCTTCGCTTTTGCTGCCAAACCGTCTTCAAAAATCCCGGAAAAGCGTGAGTTTCCGTTAAGCACCAAGGTCAATGCCTGTCAGGATTTCCATCAGTACGTCTGCTCTGAAGCGGAAGCCTCATTTAAGCTTCGTGACGATCGCAGCATGCATACTTTTTCTTTTAACGATTCCAGCGAACGCTTGCTTGAACACAAAAAAACCTTCATGCGCGAATTGCCCCTAAAAAAAGATCTTGATGTGCGTACTACGCAAGTCCGCGATTTCTATTTAGCGTGTATGAATGGGCCGGAAAAAGCCAAAAGCGAAAAGGCCGGCGTCACCCGTATCGTGAATGACGTTAAAAAAATCGATTCCGTCGAAAAACTTTTAACTTATTCCCATGAAAACATCTCTAAAGGACTCAGCGAGTTTGTGTATTTAGGCGCGACCCAAAAAATGGACGATCCCACTAAAACAAATCCATTTATTGCATCATCCTTCATGGAACTTCCCGATCATAAATATTATGAAAATGAAGCTCTTTTAAAGGACTATGAAAAAGTCTTGGTTGAATTTTTTCGCGGTATATATCCAGGCATTAAAAGGAAAGACGCCACTACTAAGGCGCAAAACCTGATTGCCCTCCAAAAAGAATTTATCAAAACCTACCCGGTGCATTCGGTTCAACGCGAACGCTGGAGCGAAAATCGTGAAACCTCGCAAAAGGATCTGATTAAAAAATATCCGACATTAAAGCTCGATCTTCTTTTTGCCAAAGTTCCTAGCGATCTCGTGGTGCAAAACGCGATTCCTGAATCTTTTGATTTCTTAGAGACTGACTTGAAAACCCGCTCGTTAGAAACCTGGAAAGACATGTACCTGCGCAACGCCGTGGGCGATATCATGGATGATGCTTATCCGGTTTATTTTAAAAAATCTTTTGATTTCGAAAAGAAGTATTTCGGCGGCCCACAAAAACGTCCGGATCGCCAAGAGCGCTGCACACAGATGGTCAGCCGTCCTTTCCGCATGGATATCGATGCGGCCTTGATCGACCAGGTCTTTCCTTCATTTGATGAAAGCAAAGTTCAAGAAGTCGGCAAGCGCATTCGTCAAAGTATCCTTGACGGACTGGAACAAAATAAATGGCTTTCACGCCAAGGTAAAAAGGAAGCCATCGCTAAAATTAAAAATGCTCGCTTACAATTAGTGAAACCTCAAAACGATCGCGAGTGGGATTTCTTGCCATTAAAAACTTATGACCCTAAAGATCATGTGAAAAATCTTGAAACCCTCTCCCAAGCACGTTGGGAAAAAACCGTGCAAGAACTTAAAGAGCCTGCCAACCAAGATGCGTGGGGCATGGGACCTCTGACAGTAAACGCATATTACAGCCCAAATGATAATAAATTCGTTTTGCCAATCGGGATCTTACAATATCCTTTTTATGATAAAGACGGATCGATCATCGAAAATCTAGGCGCGGTGGGCGCCGTCATGGGACATGAACTTGGTCACGGGATTGATGATCAAGGCTCCAAATTTGATTCCCAAGGCCGCCTACGAACTTGGATGAGTGATAAAGATCTTAAAGAATTCAGTTCACGGGGCGAAAAAATGATCGCGCAGTTTAATCATATCGGTCATGACGGAAAACTGACTCAAGGTGAAAACGTGGCGGATCTGGTGGGTCTGACATTCGCTTACCATGCGGCTTTCCCGAAAAATGAAGGTGCCGTTGAAGACAAAAAGAAATTCTTTATCGCCTACGCTCGCGTTTGGTGCGCGGTGGTTCGACCCGACTTTGCTCAGCGGTTGCTAAAAACCGACCCCCATGCGTTAGGCGTGGCGCGCATTAACGAGCAAGTAAAACAACAACCCGCGTTTGCAGAGGCCTTCCAATGCAAACCAGGCGATAAAATGACCCTCCCCGATCAAGAGCGAGTGCAGATCTGGTAAGAAGGTCTTGCTGAAAATCAGGGCAAATGCTAAGGTCAGATCCTTGGCTTTTATGCAGGAGAGACACGTGTCTACGAAGATCGTTCACTTTGATTCGAAAACTGAAAATCCTCACTTTGAAGATGTTTATGACGTCACACCGGGCGACGTACACCCGGTGAAAAATCAAGTGAAGCTTATCGACGTGCGCCAACCAGAAGAATATGTCGGAGAGTTGGGACATATCCCTGGTGCAGAGTTGATCGTCCTGAATACATTGCCCGAACACCTAGAAAAAATTCCCAAAGATCAAACTGTGGTTTTCGTCTGCCTTGCGGGCGGACGTTCTGCGAAAGCGGCAGCCTTTGCAAAAATGAATGGCTTTGAACATGTGTATAACATGCAAGGCGGCATGCAACTTTGGAATCAGCTTCAACTTCCTGTTGAAAGATAGAAAAGAAAATATGACTGGAAAAGTATTTGTTAACCGTACATTGAATCTTAAAAAAATCCGTTACATCGGCGTCGACATGGACCACACCCTGGTTCGCTATAACAGCGAAAACTTTGAACGTCTGTCGCACACCACGATGATCGATAAACTTGTTAAACGCGGATACCCTGAAACTTTGCGCAAGCTGACGTTTGATTACAACTACGCGATTCGCGGACTTGTGATCGACCGTAAGATGGGAAATCTTTTAAAACTTAATCGTTATACCGCGATTCGTGCGAGTTACCATGGCTTGAAACCTTTGGATTTCAAAAGCCATCAAAAGCTTTACAAATCGACTTACATTGATCTTAGCGATACAGATTATTTAGCTGTCGACACTTCGTTTTCTATCTCACTTGCGAACTTGATCGCCCAGATCGTCGAACTAAAAGATACGGACACGGCGAATAAGTATCCGGAATACGCGCAGATCGCCGATGACGTATTAGATGCTTTAGATGAAGCTCATCGCGATGGCTCACTTAAAGAAGTGGTGGCGAAAAACTTAGATCAATACATTATAAAAGATCCAGAATTAGTGGCGGGATTAGAAAAATTCCGTCGGCATGGGAAAAAGATTTTCGTCTTAACGAACTCTGATTTCCATTACACGAAGCTGCTTTTAGATTACGCGATTCAGCCGTTCTTAAAGGAAACTAAATCATGGCAGGATCTTTTTGAGTTCGTGATCACTTTTGCTTCTAAGCCCAAGTTCTTTTATGAAAGTCAAAAATACCTTCGCGTAAATCCCGCGGATGGAACAATGACGAATATGGAAGGAAAGCTGACTCCGGGAATTTACCAGGGTGGAAATGCAAAAAAATTCACGACAGATCTAGATTTAGCCGGTGATGATATTCTTTATATCGGGGATCATATTTACGGCGACATCTTGCGCTTAAAGAAAGATTGCAACTGGAGAACCGCGATGGTTATCGAGGAACTTGACGTTGAAATCGATCACAACAAAAAGGCCCAACCCTTGAATCAAGAAATTGAAACCTTGATGAAGAAAAAAGAGCCATTTGAAGATGAGTTGACGTTATTAATGACGGCGAAGATTGAAAAATCGGGCGCTTACAACGAGGCTCAGGTTGAGGCTTTGCAAAAAACAATTTCGGAAGTCGATGGACAGATCAGTCAGCTGATTAAAAAACAGCAGTCCATGTACAACGCCAACTGGGGTCAGCTCATGAGAGCTGGTAACGAAGAAAGCTACTTCGCTTACCAGTTGGATCGCTATGCTTGCGTCTACATGGAAAAACTCGGAGACCTCTTGGACTTATCCCCAAGAACCTATTTCCGCGCCCCAAGAAGACCCCTAGCCCACGAAATCTAAAAGGTGCCTGGCTCTTTTTTCGGACCCACCCGCGTCAAGGCCACCTTCGAGTGGCCTTTTGCTTTTCAGGCATATCAATAATATGTCGTAAATTCATATGCTTATAGATGGCGATTTTTTTTGGCGCACCAGCGCCACAAAAAAGAGCCTGGCACCTTTTGGTAGTATTTTATACATAGTACTGGACATTGCACAGTACCTAGCTTTATACAGTAGTCATTGGATTGGAGTGCACAGTTATGAATGCACAATTTAAAAAAGGGGTCCTTGAGCTGTGCGTGCTTACGATGATTAAGCGCAAGGATCACTACGGCTATGAACTGGTGGAGGAGATCTCTAAGGTTCTAGAAATTTCCGAAGGCACCCTTTATCCCATCCTTCGCCGCCTGACCGAAGAAAAGTATTTTGAAACTTACCTTCAAGAGTCCTCCGAAGGACCTCCGCGCAAATACTATCGCATCACGGAGGCTGGTAAAGAGTTTCAAAAAGATCAGCACAAACAATGGACCCAGTTTAACGAACAAATCGCAGCCTTGATTGGCGGGAAATAAAATGAACAAGTTAGAATTTTTAAAACTTCTAAAATTGGAACTTGAAACAAACGGCGTTCACAACGTTCAAGACATTCTTGCCGATTACGAAGAACATTTCGCCCACGGTCTTAACAAAGGCAAAAGCGAAGAAGAAATCAGCAAAAGCCTGGGCTCTCCCCTGACATTGGCCAAAGCCTACAAAACTGAATCGATGATTCGGGAGATTAAAAGCAGTGATAAAAGTTTTGATATCAAGCTAGCTCTGCACGTAGTTTTACGCTTGTTAGTATTAGCTCCTTTTAATTTCATAGTCCTGTTTATTCCCGGAATTATTATCCTCAGCTTTTTAGCAACGGGCTGGGGTGTCAGCATCGCCTTTGGCGGTGTCAGCCTGGGGATTTTAGGATTCTTACCCCAAGCCGCATCCCTCCCGTTAAACGCTTGGGGTTGGGTGGCCGCGATCTCAATGAGCCTGAGCTTTCTTGGAATGGCCATCATGGGATTAATGGGCATGTTCCTGATTTCAAAATATATCTTATTAAGTTTGATCAGTTACCTGCAATGGAACATCAAGTTCGTCTTAGAAAAATAGGAGCCGCATATGAAATCTAAAAATCTTTTTGCCAAAATTTTTATCGTCACGACTTTTCTAACATTTAGCTTTTTAGCCTTGGCGTCGTACTCAAGCAAAAAAGCTGTGGCCGCAGACCCCGAGCTTATGAATCGCTTGCAAAGCAAATACAATGTTCGCATCACTGGTTTTGGGGTTTCCCCCTCCCGTACCAAGATCAGAGAGAACATGAGTTTTTCCGGACCGTTTCAAACAGTCACGATCAAAACCGTTTCTGGTGAAGTACGCCTGATAACCTCTGACAATGATGCTCTGTCTTTTGAAGTCGAAGGAGCGCCGCCGGCAGACGCAACACCCGAAGAAGGTCTAGCCAAAGTTAGCACCGATGAAGGAAGAATCACCATCGGCGAAGGCCTTGACGTGAAAGACTTTAAGATTCTTATTCATGTTCCCAAAAACATCGAAAGCTTAAATGTCGAATCGATCAGCGGGAATT from Bdellovibrio bacteriovorus encodes:
- a CDS encoding M13 family metallopeptidase; this translates as MISVLLAASFAFAAKPSSKIPEKREFPLSTKVNACQDFHQYVCSEAEASFKLRDDRSMHTFSFNDSSERLLEHKKTFMRELPLKKDLDVRTTQVRDFYLACMNGPEKAKSEKAGVTRIVNDVKKIDSVEKLLTYSHENISKGLSEFVYLGATQKMDDPTKTNPFIASSFMELPDHKYYENEALLKDYEKVLVEFFRGIYPGIKRKDATTKAQNLIALQKEFIKTYPVHSVQRERWSENRETSQKDLIKKYPTLKLDLLFAKVPSDLVVQNAIPESFDFLETDLKTRSLETWKDMYLRNAVGDIMDDAYPVYFKKSFDFEKKYFGGPQKRPDRQERCTQMVSRPFRMDIDAALIDQVFPSFDESKVQEVGKRIRQSILDGLEQNKWLSRQGKKEAIAKIKNARLQLVKPQNDREWDFLPLKTYDPKDHVKNLETLSQARWEKTVQELKEPANQDAWGMGPLTVNAYYSPNDNKFVLPIGILQYPFYDKDGSIIENLGAVGAVMGHELGHGIDDQGSKFDSQGRLRTWMSDKDLKEFSSRGEKMIAQFNHIGHDGKLTQGENVADLVGLTFAYHAAFPKNEGAVEDKKKFFIAYARVWCAVVRPDFAQRLLKTDPHALGVARINEQVKQQPAFAEAFQCKPGDKMTLPDQERVQIW
- a CDS encoding rhodanese-like domain-containing protein, which encodes MSTKIVHFDSKTENPHFEDVYDVTPGDVHPVKNQVKLIDVRQPEEYVGELGHIPGAELIVLNTLPEHLEKIPKDQTVVFVCLAGGRSAKAAAFAKMNGFEHVYNMQGGMQLWNQLQLPVER
- a CDS encoding HAD-IG family 5'-nucleotidase, which codes for MTGKVFVNRTLNLKKIRYIGVDMDHTLVRYNSENFERLSHTTMIDKLVKRGYPETLRKLTFDYNYAIRGLVIDRKMGNLLKLNRYTAIRASYHGLKPLDFKSHQKLYKSTYIDLSDTDYLAVDTSFSISLANLIAQIVELKDTDTANKYPEYAQIADDVLDALDEAHRDGSLKEVVAKNLDQYIIKDPELVAGLEKFRRHGKKIFVLTNSDFHYTKLLLDYAIQPFLKETKSWQDLFEFVITFASKPKFFYESQKYLRVNPADGTMTNMEGKLTPGIYQGGNAKKFTTDLDLAGDDILYIGDHIYGDILRLKKDCNWRTAMVIEELDVEIDHNKKAQPLNQEIETLMKKKEPFEDELTLLMTAKIEKSGAYNEAQVEALQKTISEVDGQISQLIKKQQSMYNANWGQLMRAGNEESYFAYQLDRYACVYMEKLGDLLDLSPRTYFRAPRRPLAHEI
- a CDS encoding PadR family transcriptional regulator translates to MNAQFKKGVLELCVLTMIKRKDHYGYELVEEISKVLEISEGTLYPILRRLTEEKYFETYLQESSEGPPRKYYRITEAGKEFQKDQHKQWTQFNEQIAALIGGK
- a CDS encoding DUF1700 domain-containing protein, with translation MNKLEFLKLLKLELETNGVHNVQDILADYEEHFAHGLNKGKSEEEISKSLGSPLTLAKAYKTESMIREIKSSDKSFDIKLALHVVLRLLVLAPFNFIVLFIPGIIILSFLATGWGVSIAFGGVSLGILGFLPQAASLPLNAWGWVAAISMSLSFLGMAIMGLMGMFLISKYILLSLISYLQWNIKFVLEK
- a CDS encoding DUF4097 family beta strand repeat-containing protein yields the protein MKSKNLFAKIFIVTTFLTFSFLALASYSSKKAVAADPELMNRLQSKYNVRITGFGVSPSRTKIRENMSFSGPFQTVTIKTVSGEVRLITSDNDALSFEVEGAPPADATPEEGLAKVSTDEGRITIGEGLDVKDFKILIHVPKNIESLNVESISGNFSMKNLKAKDFGFTTISGEITAENVNFENTKGKTVSGDIEIQNLQDGPMKIESISGDIELKLPANQKAEFKLHTMSGKIKNTRGSTAGATAITAKTASGDIEVE